In the Prionailurus viverrinus isolate Anna chromosome A3, UM_Priviv_1.0, whole genome shotgun sequence genome, CTGGATTCTTGAGTTGTAGAAATACGCATTAGTTTCTCTCCATGGCAGCACATGCCTCTGAGGTCATTGGTCATGGCTCAGCCATCTATACTGTTCCCACGAGAGGTGCTGGGGCATTGGCCTTGGGGATGTGGGCTGGGCAGCTTGAGTATGGACCTCTGCTTCTCTGCTTTTAGCTGGATTTTCATAGATAAGCTCCTTAATCTCTGCATTTCAAAtgtctcatctgcaaaataagggTGATCATGGTATCTGTCTCGTGGAGTTATTGCAGAGGTCAGAGAAGCAAATGCCTGTATAGCACCTAGTACACTCCTTGGCCTGATGTCAGCAGTCTGTGCAGACGAATACTTTTGGGTTTCCGTTATGCTCATCTGAAAGTCCTCTATGCCCTTGCTTTGTGAAAGGTGGTCCCTAGACCAGCAGTTGTATCCCACTGGGGGCTTGTCAGagtcagaaatgcagaatcataggctccaccccagacctgctgattGGAATTTTTCACTTGaacaagatcccaggtgattCTTGCGGGCGTTGACGTCTGGACATGCTACTTTAGGCAAAAATGTATATAGCAAGGAGAGCTGAGTCAGGTTCGAACATAGAAACCTGTTGCCAGCATTGTGTTGGTGCAAAGAGACATCAGCACCGGGACGCAAAATGCACTGTGACCCTAACGAGCTGGGTGTTGTCCAACAACCGCATAAGCCCTCTGGgactgtttcttcatctgtaacgcGACTCATCTGTGTTAGAAGTTTGTTGAGAGGATAAGCAAAGTGATGTGAAAGCTGATAGCAGAGagtgaaaagttatttttatcttgtttacaCAGAAAAAGGGCATCATAATTTTTATAGCTGTTAACACAATTTCCAAAGAACCTGATCTCTCGTTTTCCACATTTGCTGGCCGAGAGTGGCAATGGACAAGACCTATTATGTGGTGTCTCGATGAAAATAATGGAGAGTGGCAGTGGCCCAGGAACGACAGCCTGGTATTTTTGGAAGCTAAATGGGAGAATTTTGTGGTTTGGCTAAAAGGCATTGCCCTGCAAGGGAACAAGATCCCAGTGATCACTGTGGTCAATGGCAGTGTTTATACCATTTACAAAATACTCAGAATTGCAGTGTAAGGTTTGATGATGGCCAGGTGTGGAAGTCACCAGGGCACTTCCCGGTGGTGTATTTTAATGTGTCACACGTTTAGCAGCCACAGAAGCCTTTTATTGTTTCCAAACATCACAATCAAAGCGAGAGCCCCACGATGTTGCTTATATTAGCAGGATGTCTTCAagtacaaaacacaaaaacaaaaaacaaaaacccacagtaTATTCCAGCACGAGAAAAATACACGATTGTGCACCAAAGACACAGCATGTTACAGGAATCCATTGGTGGGGGCAGTGTGAAGACAGCCAGAAAGTACAGCCTGAAGCCGTCTAGGGCGGGAAAGGGTCTGACCGGTGTGGCCAGCACGCAGTGATGTATGGCACGTAGAGACAGTGCGGTCAGCAAAGCTCGCCCAGTGCTCACAGGATTGAATTGCTGCGCTGGTAAGGTACAGGCACGGACAGCGGGGTCGCCCCCGCTTTTACAGCGTGTTGGACAAAAGGAGCAGCGAACCAAGAAGTTTCCCTTTCGTAGGGTAGCATGCAGGAAGCCGTGTGATAGAGACACAGCTGCTACGAGCCAAAGCAGAGATTCCAAGAAAGCCCCGTGCATTTCCACGGTTTCTGAAACTCTCCGAAGCTACCGTGAAGCAATTTCTTGAGATGCATGCCCCCGCCCCCAATCCGTGATTCCCTCTCTTGCTTTAATGATGGAAAAGGAGTAATAGggaatgaagattttttttaaatggggaaaattATACCTTAATAGCAAGGTATCAAAATACTTTGTACACAGGTATGTGTTGATTTTGCAAAAGCACTGTATCTGTCTTTCCTTAGGATTGTGAAAGCTGCCTTCGACTCAGTGCATAAGAACCCCCCAACAAAGCAGCAGCCAAAATAGAAGTGGGTTACATCCCCTCGCTAGTTTTCTTGGGGAGGCTGGTCTGGGGTCAAGAAGAGGGGCATACATAGCATCACTTCTTTGACACAGAGCTCAGTGTTTTTAGGAAACTGTTTTTACTGGAAACAGTAATAGAACAAATGCTCAGTCTCTTAAGAAATACCGGCGAGGCCATCCGAGCAGCTGACAGCCAGAACTGAGACAGGTTTGCTTGGGAGACATCGGAACCCCTCTTAGAGTCAACGAGAGTCCTTCTGTCCGGTCTGGCTGGTGGCAGGGAGACATGGGGAGGAAGCTGGTGAGGGAGGTGGGCATTCCGGACCCCAGGCGCACAGAAATGAATGCGGGCAGCACCCTCCCTGCGTTCTGCCGGGGCCTCTTTGGGAAATCAGTGACTTACCCACTTTGGAATCCTTTCGGAAAGCCTGTCACATACCACGTCTGTCTGCAAAAGGCTTTGCAGGGGTAAAAGCAAAGAGACATGGGCGATCGTGGCTGTTGGCCGATTTTGCGTCTTCCgagtatttcttcttctttttttttttccttctaaacacCTTGGCCGGGCGGAGGGCCAACAGTGACCGAACCCACGTGCGCGTCCAGGCCCCCGGCGCCCTAGCCCAGGTTCATGCCGTTGCAGCTGCAGAGAATCTCCTTAAAGGTGGTACGCAGCTCCAGGCTCCGGAAGGCGTAGATGAGCGGGTCGATGATGGAGTTGCACATGATGAGGACCAGGTAGGTGTTGAAGTGGGCGGTGTAACAGACGCAGTAGGGGTTGGTGGGGCAGGTGATGATGAGGACGaggtggaggaagaagggggcCCAGCAGCAGATGAACACCCCCAGCAGGATGGTGATGGTCACAGCCCCCTTCATGCACGAGTGCTGCGGCGGGGCCGCCCCGTCGGCGGGCGGCAGTGCCGCGATGCGCTGGACGTGCAGCCGGGCGAAGAGGAACATGTGCACGTAGAGGGCGCCCATGAGGAGCAGCATGGCGAAGAACATGGTGATGAGGCACACGATGACCATCTTGCTCTCGGAGTAGATGATGAACACCACGCCACAGACCCCGCAGCTCACCCAGATGGCCGCGATCCAGGCGAGGGCCTTCCGCGCGGTCATGATGCTGTGGTAGCGGAGCGCGTAGAAGATGGTGACGTACCTGTCCACGGCGATGGCCAGGAGGTTGCAGATGGAAGCTACCAGCGAGATGCAGATCAAGGAGTCGAAGACGTTGTCCATGTGCTGGATGAGCCGGTCGCCGAGGGCCAGGGAGTTGCTGTTGACGACGGCGATCATGACGGTCTCCAGGGCGTTGGACACGCTCACCAGCATGTCCGCCGCCGCCAGGCTgcagaggaagaagtacatgggcgaGTGCAGGTTGCCGTTCTTGACCACAGCCAGGATGACCAGGATGTTTTCCAGCAGGCTGACGATGCCCAGCGCCAGGAAGACCTCGGGCTTGATGAAGACCTGCTCGCAGAACCCGCTGCCGCTCTGGTTGCCAAAGGCAGGGCTGGCAGGGTGCTCGGAGCCGTTGGGCAGCGTTGGGTGCACAGACGGCAGGCAGCACGAGGCGTTCATTGCTAACAGACGGGCTGATCCGAGCGGGGGCTCCAGCGACGTCcagaggctgctgctgctgctgctgctgctgctgctgctgctgctggctgcttcctggaaagaaaaaaaaaaaaaaaagaaaaatctccctcCAGATGCTTGCTGTGGATGCCCGTCCAGTCCAGACCGAGGCCTGGTTCTCCCCCACAATAacaggatggagagagggagagaaagtcagCCTGGAGACAGACAGGAGAacttttcctctgcttctccaggACAAGCAGTTTTACGGACACTCTTCTCCGTCGccttccttctgtctccctcttaccTTTCCCCCACCTGGGAATGGAAAAACCCGCCTCTGGTTGCTACAGTTTCGGCTGTCTTCATAGCAGGACCGGGGACGTGGTACCTGTTGCTAGGAGGGAGGGGTGAAGTCTCGGTCTTCATACGCTGGCTGCAGGCAGACAGCTCCTACTTTGTCTTCAGTGCAGTGAACCGACCACTGAGCATCGGACGCCTCTCTTGACTGGCAGCAGGTACCCGCTCGGGCAGGGAGATGAAGAAGCAGGCTGGTGCCCTCTGCAGGCCAGACTG is a window encoding:
- the MC3R gene encoding melanocortin receptor 3, with the translated sequence MNASCCLPSVHPTLPNGSEHPASPAFGNQSGSGFCEQVFIKPEVFLALGIVSLLENILVILAVVKNGNLHSPMYFFLCSLAAADMLVSVSNALETVMIAVVNSNSLALGDRLIQHMDNVFDSLICISLVASICNLLAIAVDRYVTIFYALRYHSIMTARKALAWIAAIWVSCGVCGVVFIIYSESKMVIVCLITMFFAMLLLMGALYVHMFLFARLHVQRIAALPPADGAAPPQHSCMKGAVTITILLGVFICCWAPFFLHLVLIITCPTNPYCVCYTAHFNTYLVLIMCNSIIDPLIYAFRSLELRTTFKEILCSCNGMNLG